CATGACTGGTATCGATTTGTCTTGGCCTATCCGCCCCATCTTGTTCAAGACTACCTGCAACGATTTGGCATCACTTCTGAGCAACAGGTGTTGGATCCTTTCTGTGGCACAGGTACGACGATCGTCGAGTGCAAGAAACTAGGGATTCCCGGTATAGGGGTGGAGGCGAACCCGATGGCTTGGTTTGCTGGCTCCGTGAAGTTAGATTGGGAGATTGACCCCAATCATCTGCTCACAGCGGCTCTCCAAATTGGCGAGGCTACCACTACCGCCCTTCAGTCAACGTTGGCACCCCTGCGTACCCTCTCAGCAGAAGAACAGAAGCTGATGCTGAAAAACTCCATCAGTCCCCTGCCTCTCCACAAGACCCTAGTGCTGCGAGAGCAGATCGATCGTTATGCTCATTACTCTGGCCACAAGCACCTGCGCCTAGCCTTGGCCAAGGCCCTCGTGACCACTATTAGTAATCTGCGGTTTGGCCCTGAGGTAAGTGTGGGCAAAGCCAAGACGGATGCTGCTGTAGTAGAGACTTGGTTAGAGGCCGTGCAGGTCATGGTGAGGGATTTGCAACAAGTCAGCGGCCAGCGATCGCCCCACAACCTCATCTACCAGGCTGATTCCCGCCAACTGTTCAACGTCTTGCCTGCTAACGCCATTGACGCAGTGATTACCTCTCCACCTTATCCCAACGAAAAAGACTATACTCGTGCCACTCGCCTAGAATCGGTACTGCTTGGCTTCATTCGCACTCGATCTGAACTACGCGCTTTCAAACAGGGCTTAGTACGCTCCAACACACGCAATATTTACAAGACAGATACAGATCACCTCTGGGTATCTCGTCATCCAGAGATTCAGCGCATTGCTGCTGAGATTGAGGCACGCCGTATTGCTCTGGGCAAAACCAGTGGCTTCGAGCGCATGTACCATCGCGCTGTTAAACTGTACTTTGGTGGCATGGCTCGCCATCTGGCTGATTTACGCCATGTGCTGCGCCCCGACGCTCAGTTGGCCTACGTCGTCGGTGATCAAAAATCCTACCTGCAAGTGATGATTCCTACGGGCACCCTGTTGGCAGACTTAGCAGCGGCACTTGGCTATGACGTGGTAGGCATTGACTTGTTTCGTACGCGCATGGCAACCGCTACTAAAGAGCAAATGCGGGAGGAAGTTGTTATCCTACGTTGGCCCGGAGTTATGCCCACCCAACCCTATCCGTTTATGTCAATCTAGCTTTCATTACCAATTCTCTAAAAGCTAGCGACATAACCCACTAGTTCGTAGTAGGGACTTAAGTCCCCGCTATTAGTTCGTAGTAGGGACTTAAGTCTCCGCTAGCAGCTATCTGTAGCCGTAGTCGGAGAAGTAGTATTAAGCTCCTGTAGCCCCCTTGTAGTAATGGTTCAGAATATTTGTTGCTAACGATCGTGGTTCATCTTCAAAGCAAAATTGCAATGTTCCAACTGCATCAGAGACCCCTAGGGATTTGACCGTAGACCTGATGGTGTCGATCGCACCCCAAAGCACGCTTTCGGTTAACTTAAACACCATCCCTGGACTACCTTCATCGTAGAGCAGCTTGGCCAGGGGTATAGAGTGGCTGTCTACCGTTCTGGCAGCATATTGTAGACAGGCATAGACAATGACCGCTGCGGGCAAGGTTGGCTTATACCCTACCCGGAAGGCGTAGGCATTGGTTTCTCCTGTTGCTTGGATTAAACCCAGTTGAGTGAAGGGACAATCTAGGGAATCTTCACTGGCAAGGGATTTGGCTGGCTGAGAACTGTACATTCGCAACAGACAACTCACATCTTTTTTCAGGGATGAATCAGCCGTGCGAGGAGACTGACGATCGCGATAAATCCGTAGTTCCTTCATCAAACTCTCCACCGTAAATTCCACCGCATTAACCCGATTGAACGTAAACTCCCAAGTTGTAGCGGTGCAAGGCGGCTCTAATAACATCCAATGCAATAACCATAGGGATGCTGGATCTTCTAGGTAGGTGTCCCACCCTTGTTCACCTAGCAACTGCTGACCAAACTCTGTCGGTTGATCTGCTGCGAGCAACTTGAAGGCATGGCACCAGTAGCGGATCGATCGCACCATATTCTTACCTACCCCTAACCGCACAGGGGCATCGTCTCGCTCAAAAACCTTGGAATCAGTAGTAGCACGATCAAAACCCTTCTTCAACCAGCCAAATCGGGGGTGAAAGGTCTCATGCCGCGCAAAGATGGGCTGTGACTCCGTGGGAGAGGGATTGAGGGGTGAGGGGACGGTCATTGTGGTCTAGCTCCAGAGCAGGCAAGCAGGGACTAAATGGTTATGTAATAGCACTGAGCAGTTAGGCAATGGCATAGAATCTAAAGGAATATCAGTAGTCTCTGTCTCATCGGGGTCAGATGCAACAGCTAGAGGGAGCTATCTAGCCACCTCTCCTAGGGATATTCTGAGGTTGACGCGAATAACTGTAGGGTGATAATGCCATGACGTTGAAGTTGATTCCGGTGCATGAAAATCATACGTCTGAACTAGCCCGCATTTGCTATCAAGCATTTTCAGAGTTTCAGGATTGTCATGCTGTTTCGCGGGATATACCTAGTCTGGATGCTGGCAGGCTGGTGATTTCTCACCGACTAAACCGTCTTGACTACACAGGCGTTGTGGCGACGATCGACGACCACA
This genomic window from Cyanobacteriota bacterium contains:
- a CDS encoding DUF4007 family protein, with the protein product MTVPSPLNPSPTESQPIFARHETFHPRFGWLKKGFDRATTDSKVFERDDAPVRLGVGKNMVRSIRYWCHAFKLLAADQPTEFGQQLLGEQGWDTYLEDPASLWLLHWMLLEPPCTATTWEFTFNRVNAVEFTVESLMKELRIYRDRQSPRTADSSLKKDVSCLLRMYSSQPAKSLASEDSLDCPFTQLGLIQATGETNAYAFRVGYKPTLPAAVIVYACLQYAARTVDSHSIPLAKLLYDEGSPGMVFKLTESVLWGAIDTIRSTVKSLGVSDAVGTLQFCFEDEPRSLATNILNHYYKGATGA
- a CDS encoding DNA methyltransferase, whose product is MSTSSVLKPTAESTDDRSSPDLNQLRRDDRAIHDWYRFVLAYPPHLVQDYLQRFGITSEQQVLDPFCGTGTTIVECKKLGIPGIGVEANPMAWFAGSVKLDWEIDPNHLLTAALQIGEATTTALQSTLAPLRTLSAEEQKLMLKNSISPLPLHKTLVLREQIDRYAHYSGHKHLRLALAKALVTTISNLRFGPEVSVGKAKTDAAVVETWLEAVQVMVRDLQQVSGQRSPHNLIYQADSRQLFNVLPANAIDAVITSPPYPNEKDYTRATRLESVLLGFIRTRSELRAFKQGLVRSNTRNIYKTDTDHLWVSRHPEIQRIAAEIEARRIALGKTSGFERMYHRAVKLYFGGMARHLADLRHVLRPDAQLAYVVGDQKSYLQVMIPTGTLLADLAAALGYDVVGIDLFRTRMATATKEQMREEVVILRWPGVMPTQPYPFMSI